A stretch of DNA from Bacteroidales bacterium:
CTGTATGGTACCAGTAATAACGGAACCTTTGTGTTTGATCATCATGACCGGATTTATGACAGGCATTCAGGATTCGGGGACACATCTCCATTTACTGATGCTGCACTTGCAAGGTCATCGGGAATTGGTTACAGTAAACGCCAGGTATATTCCTGCGGTGGGCGTTCTGTTGGCACAGCACTGATTGAAAGAAGAATTAATGATGCATCAGGAATCCAGGTAAGGAAAACAGGTCCATAAAAAAACCGGCTGCAAAAATGCAACCGGTGAACTAAAAAGTGCCTAGAGTGAGCTAGAGTGAACTAGAGTGCCTAGAGTGAGCTAAAGTGCCTAAAGTGAGCTAGAGTGAGCTAAAGTGAACTAGAGTTAGCAGAGAAATCTGAGTTCCTATTTATTTAAATTTCAATGGTTTACCACCACTTTCCGGGCCAGTTTCTGATCTCCGGAAGTAACAGATAACATGTAGATTCCTTCCTGAAGCTGACTTACGGGCACCTGTATTGTTTCATTGACTTCGTTGTTTTGAAGTTCCTTATGATAAACAACCTTTCCCAGCATATTGCTAAGTTGAACAGTAATGGCATTCTCTGTCCGAATGCCTGAAATTTTCACAAAGACTTTATCTGTAGCAGGATTAGGATAAACTGTTGCCTTGAGCTCTGCAGGTATTGAACCGATTCCCACTGATTTATTGGTGGCAATATTCGAACGGGAGCTACTGAAGTTTGATGCTTTGAAAGGAGTGCAACCGTTTGGATTAACCACTTCTACCATGTAGTAAATGGTTCCTGCTGGAGCATCCAGGTCAGTGTATGAATTAAAGCTGGAAGAAATGGAAGTAATCAGGCTCATCTGTCCCGGTGATGTGCCCCGGTAGATTGCATAGGAACCTACGTTAAAACCAAGGTAATCGGTCCATATCAGGTTCCAGGTACTGCCAACACCCTGATTGATGGATAAATGTATCGTCTGGTGTAAGTCCCCAGCCGGGAAAGTATGTCCTGCGCCATCTGTGAATCCAAGTTTATACCGGTAGGATTTCACAGCCGGGTTGGAACTGGTATCTGTAAAGGTTGAGAAATCACTGTAATTGAGGGTTCCAATAGGGTTATACACATCAGCTACATCGGTTTCCTTATAGACGACGAACTGGTTGATAAGTGGAGAAACAGGCTTCTCCCAAACAATTACATTGCGGTTGCTGGCACTATCCACGGTTACCATACAGATAGGGGTTTCAGGGAAGTTGAGCACACTGAAAGCATTGCTGCTCTGTGTCACAAAAGGAAGATAATAATCGCTGATCCTGATTTTATACTGGTCTGATTCAATCATAGGGGTAGTCCATTGGTAACTACCTGTAAGACCTGCATTTACAGGGAAATCGATGTAGTTCCAGTTCTGGCCGTTATCGGAAGAGTATTCCAGGAATAAATAAAATGAATTGGGGTTGTCGTAAGTCCAGTTAATGGTAACAGGTTGGTTGGTATTAAAGATTTCTCCTCCCTGAGGTGAGCTAAGGGTGATTACCGGGGTAGCAAGCAAAGTGAAGGTTCCGCTTAATCCGAATTTAGTAGGATCAGATGCATCCGAAACCCTGATCAGGCAGTTTGCAGAAGGAGTACCTTGCACTGTCCAGTAATAATAACCATTTGCCGCATCAATATCAGTAGCCATTGATTGCCAACTGGCTCCCCCATCTGTTGACAGGTCAATATTTACAAGGCTTATATCATTGGCTATCCATGAAAAATAGGACTCTTCCCCAATATAAAAAGCATCCCCGTCATTCGGAGAATTCATAATAACTGGTGGGGTAAAAATGGTGAAGTACTGATCACTTATATCAAAGGTAACCTCTGGATAATAAGGGTCATATATTTTCACGAGAACTTCACTGGAACTGAGGAAAGGAACATAAACCTGTGCTGATCCTCCGCCAGGTTCACTGTACCCGCTTCCCAGGTTCATCCAGTTAATACCTCCATCAATTGAATAATCGATATACAGGTAATAAGGAAGATTGGTCCCGGTCCATGAAACGTTTGCAATTTCCCCAAAGTTCCAGGTCTCACCTCCATTTGGGGTGGTTAATGTAAGTAAAGGGGTTTCCACAATGCTGAAAAAAACTTCTCCGAAAACGGTAGGCTCACTTGCCGAAGTCAACCTCAGCAAACACTGATCAGACAGTATATTTGGGATGGTCCAGGAATAATAAATCCCTGTAACATTGTCCGCAATCTCAGTCCAGCTGGCTCCTGCATTGGTAGAATAACTGATATTAACAGTATCGGCACCATAGGAATACCACGAAATATCCATCGGGCTATTCCGGTAGGTAACCTGTCCATTGAAGGGTGCATAAATATAAATATAGGAAGATTGTGCTATAGCACCCAGGTTCAGCAGCATCACCAACAAGGTAAAGCTAAGGATGTGCGGCTGAAATTGTAATAATCTGAGGGTATAAGTTTTCATGGGTTTTTGTTTAATGGTGTTTTGTAAATATTCAACAAAGAAAACATGGTTTTGTTCCCTGGCAAAAAGTATCTGGATGGGGCAGAATAAATGGGGACTGAATGGGAAATTTGATGGACTGAATATAAATTCACAAAAGTGGATACAGAAATTTGTCTTTAAATCTTGGAAACTTATACCCGTTTATATGCGAATTGTTGAGCCAGAGAAAAAACAGAATAGATTATATTTGTTAGTTGGCATCAATTTTAGGACAACAGAAATCGAATGACAGAAAGACCTAACATATTAGTAGTTTGTGGCAGAAATAAAAAGCGTAGCAGGACAGCGGAATACATTTTTAAAAATGATGACCGTTTCAATATTCGTTCAGCTGGACTAAGCCCCAAAAGTGATAGAAAAATTTCCGAAAATGATTTGAATTGGGCGAACATAATTTTTGTTATGGAAGCTGGACAACGAGCAAAAATATGGGGTCTATACAGACATTTAGAATTACCAACAATTGAAGTTCTCAACATCCCCGACAACTATGAATTTATGAATGAAGAACTTATAGAAATGCTTTCTGAAAGAATAAATGATAAGTTGAAAATAGTTTACAATATCTAGGACAATTGCAGTTTTACATATGGATATTAGAACAATGCGAGGAGCGTAAATGCCTATACGAAGGCTAGTACGAGCTTGATTCACGGAAAGAAAACCTCTTGGTTGATATTGAGTCAAGCTAGTCAAAAAAAACAATCATT
This window harbors:
- a CDS encoding protein-tyrosine-phosphatase, with protein sequence MTERPNILVVCGRNKKRSRTAEYIFKNDDRFNIRSAGLSPKSDRKISENDLNWANIIFVMEAGQRAKIWGLYRHLELPTIEVLNIPDNYEFMNEELIEMLSERINDKLKIVYNI
- a CDS encoding T9SS type A sorting domain-containing protein, which translates into the protein MKTYTLRLLQFQPHILSFTLLVMLLNLGAIAQSSYIYIYAPFNGQVTYRNSPMDISWYSYGADTVNISYSTNAGASWTEIADNVTGIYYSWTIPNILSDQCLLRLTSASEPTVFGEVFFSIVETPLLTLTTPNGGETWNFGEIANVSWTGTNLPYYLYIDYSIDGGINWMNLGSGYSEPGGGSAQVYVPFLSSSEVLVKIYDPYYPEVTFDISDQYFTIFTPPVIMNSPNDGDAFYIGEESYFSWIANDISLVNIDLSTDGGASWQSMATDIDAANGYYYWTVQGTPSANCLIRVSDASDPTKFGLSGTFTLLATPVITLSSPQGGEIFNTNQPVTINWTYDNPNSFYLFLEYSSDNGQNWNYIDFPVNAGLTGSYQWTTPMIESDQYKIRISDYYLPFVTQSSNAFSVLNFPETPICMVTVDSASNRNVIVWEKPVSPLINQFVVYKETDVADVYNPIGTLNYSDFSTFTDTSSNPAVKSYRYKLGFTDGAGHTFPAGDLHQTIHLSINQGVGSTWNLIWTDYLGFNVGSYAIYRGTSPGQMSLITSISSSFNSYTDLDAPAGTIYYMVEVVNPNGCTPFKASNFSSSRSNIATNKSVGIGSIPAELKATVYPNPATDKVFVKISGIRTENAITVQLSNMLGKVVYHKELQNNEVNETIQVPVSQLQEGIYMLSVTSGDQKLARKVVVNH